ACGGGACCGAGGCGGAGCCGGCCGCGCTCGTCGAGCCGACGCGGGACGACTCGTGACGACGTTCGTGCGGCTCGTTCTCCTCGCCCCTGCTCTGCTGGCGGTCGCCGCCAGCGCGCAGCCGACCTCGCTCCGGCAGGACTCCATCCCGCCCCTCCCCGACTCGCTTCGCCTCTACGGCGGCACGGTCGCGACCCGGATCGACCTTCCGGACTTCCCGCTGCCCGCCGACGCGCTCCGCCTGACGCTCGAGGAGGCCGTCGACCTCGCCCTCGCGCGGAACCCGGACGTCGCGGTCTCGGCGCTCGAAGGGCTCCGGGCGGCCAACGACGTCACGCGCGGGAACGCGGGCTACCTCCCCACGCTCGACGCCAGCGCCGGGCTCGCCGGCGCGCGCAGCGACGTGCTGTTCGGGAGCGGTGGCGGCGGCGGGGCCGGGGACTCGACGGGAACGGGCGGCGGCGGACTCCGCTCGTCGCAGTCGACCGCGCTCGACGCCGCGGTCGGGCTCGGGTACACGGTCTACGACGGCGGCCTCCGCGCGGCCACGCTCCGGCGGCTCCGCGCCGAGGCCCGCCGCTTCGCCCTCCTCGCCGACGCCGATGCCGAGCAGCTCGTGCTCGACGTCACGGCCACCTACCTCGACGCCGCCCGCCAGGCCGACCTCGCCGACGCCTTCGCCGAGGCCGTCGCGGTCTCCGAGGACCGCCTCCGGATCGCCCAGGCCGAGGTCCGCATCGGGACGGCCGCCGAGATCGACGCGGCCCTCGCCCTCGCCGACTACAACGCCGACCGCGCAGCGCTCCTCCAGCAACAGGTGCTCCTGGAAGGGGCCCGCGCCACGCTCGGCGGCCTCCTCGCCCTGCCGGACCCCGATGCCGTCGTGGTCACCGACACGCTCGCGCTCGCCCCCCCCGCCGACCTCGGCGCGCTCGCGGATCGGGCCGCGACCGAGAACCGACGGATCCGCTCGCTCGAGGCCGCCGAGCTCGCCGCCGCCGAGGAGGTCGACGCGGTCCGCTCCGAGTACCGACCGACGGTCCGCGCCTCCGCTGGGCTCGGGCTGACGGTCTTCGACCCCGGCTTCCTCCCGCCCGACTTCGCGCCGGCCGTCGGGCCGAGCCTGCGGTACGGGCTGACCGCTTCGCTCCCCCTCTTCGACGGCGGCGAGCGCGACCGGCGGCTCCAGAACGCCAGGATCCGCGTGCGCCAGGCCGAATTGACGACGGAGGGCGAGGCGGCGTTCGTCCGCGGCCGCGTGGCCCGGCTGGCCGCGCTGGCGCGCGGCTATCGGGCGCTCGTCGACCTGGAGTCACAGAACGAGGCCATCGCGCGCGAGAACGTCCGCGTGGCGCTCGCGCAGCTCCGGCTCGGGTTCATCACGCCTGTCGATCTGAGGCTGGTCCAGCTCACGCTCGTCGACGTCCGGCGGCGACGGGTCGAGGCCGTCTACCAAGCCCGCCTCGCCGAGGCCGAGCTCCGCCTCCTCGCCGGCGAGTTGCTGCCGGGAGGCTCGGTCCTGACGCCGTCGATCTTGAGCACGGTCGACCCTTAGGCCCGCCGCGGCGCCGAGGCCGTCGGGATCAGTCCAGGATCGGTTCGCCGCTGGCGGCGACCTCGGCCGTGAACAGCTCCGTCAGCCGCTGCGTCATCGCCCCCACCGTGCCGTCGCCGATGGTCCGCCCGTCGAGGCGGGTGACGGCGGCCAGCTCGCCCATCGTGCCGGTGCAGAACATCTCGTCGGCGCGGTAGGCCTCGGGAAGCGAGAGCCGCGCCGGACGGGCCGGAATGCCGTTGGACCGGCAGAGGTCGAGGACCGTCTGCCGCGTGATCCCCTCGGGGCACGCGTCGGTGTGGCTCGTCAGGACCTCGCCGCGACGGACGAGGAACACGTGCGTCCCGTTGCACTCCGCGAGGAACCCGTCGCGGTCGAGGAGCAGCGCCGCGTCGGCGCCAGCCGCGTTGGTCTCAATCTTGGCAAGGATCGACTGGAGCAGGTTGTTCGAGTGGATCTTCGGGTCGAGGCAGTCGGGCGGGAAGCGCCGCACGGACGACGTCTGCAGCGTGAGCCCGCCCTTGTCGTAGACCGGCGCCTTCCACTCCGCCAGCACAATGAGCGTCGGGCCCGACTGGTTGAGCCGCGGGTCCATGCCGGACGTGATCTTGGTCCCCCGCGAGAGCGTCAGCCGGATGTGGACCCCGTCGCGCATCCCGTTGGCCTCCAGCGTCTTGCGGATCTCGGCGACGATCTCCTCCCGGCTCGGGACGCCCGCGATGGCGATGGCCTTGGCCGAGTCGGCCAACCGATCGAGGTGCTCGGTCAGGCGGAAGATCTTCCCGTCGTAGAGCCGGAGCCCCTCCCACACGCCGTCGCCGCCCTGGACGAGCGAGTCGAACGGCGACACGCCGGCCTTGTCGCGGTGGACGAGCCGTCCGCCGACGTTGACGATGAGGTCCGCGTTGCGCGGGTCGAACTGCTGGAGCATCAGGGGAGCCGGTGGTCGGCGAGCGTGTCGTAGAGGGGCTGACAGTCGGCGACGAGCGGCGCCAGCCGGTCCGGCACCTCGACCGCCTCGGGGCGCGGCGGGGCGAACCCGGTCGAGGCCTCGACGGAGGCGTACCAGTGCTCGGCCCACACGCCGTCGGTCGCGCGGGGGCCCGGCGCCCACGAGAGCATGGCCGGGTCGAACGGGACGCCGAGGCGGGCACAGAGGGCCCGCAGCAGGCGCTCCGGGTCGCGGAGCACGTCGGCCGCGTCGATCACGGGCGGCGCGGCGCCGTCGCGCTGGGCCATCCGGTCGAACAACTCCACCTGCTGCGGGAGGCCAGTATCGGCGAGCGTCGGGCCGGGCGTGACCCGGTCGAGGGAGACGACCATCGCGGCGGGGTCGCGGATCAGGAAGGCGTGGCGGAAGCTTGGGTGGTCGAGCCACTCGCGGCCCACGTGCGGGAGCAGGTGGTGGGCCATGTGCTTCTGGTACCAGATCCGCGCGGCGCCGGGGACGGGGCCGGAGAGCGTGGCCGCCACGTCCTGCCACTCGGTCGGCTGGCTGGCGAGCACGGCGTCGCGGCCGGGATGGTCGAGGCCGGTGGCGGCGAGGTACGCGGCGTAGAGCGGCTCGTCGACGACGGCGGCGTCGGGCCGGCTCCCCCACGACCGCAGGAGGGCCGTCGAGAGGTTGCGCGGCCCGCTCCACATCGCGACGCGGACCGGCTGGGAGGGCGAGGGAGCGGATAGCACGTCGGAGTCTACAGCCCCTCGCCCCGTCAGTCCATCGCGGCGAGGAGCGCCCGGGCGTGGGGCTGGCCGAGGCCGGCGGCGCGCTGGAGCCACTGGCGGGCGGCCTCCGGGTCAGCCTCAACGCCACGGCCGTCGTGGAGGAGGACGCCGAGGCGAACCATCGCGTCGGCGTGACCGGCGAGGGCGGCCCGTTCGTAGAAGTCGGCGGAACGGGCGGCGTCGGCCGGGACGCCGCGGCCGGCCTCGTAGAGCACGCCGAGGTTGGCCTGGGCCGGCGCGTGCTCCTGCCCCGCCGCGAGCGCGTAGAGCCGGGCCGCCTCCGCCGGGTCGGCAACGACGCCGAGGCCGCGGTCGTAGAGCGACGCGAGGTTGTTCTGGGCCGCCGCCCGCCCCTGCTCGGCCGCCAGCCGGTAGAGGCGGACCGCCTCGGGCACGTCCTGGGCCACGCCGAGGCCGGTTTCGTAGGCGTAGCCGAGGTTCGTCTGCGCCGCCGCGTGTCCCTGAGCGCTCGCCGCCCGCAGAAGGTCGACCCCGGCCGCCGTGTCCACAGGGACGCCCTCGCCCCGCAGACGCATCCAGCCAAGGATGGACTGCGCCTCGGCGTGGCCCGCCGCGGCGGCCTCCTCCAGCACGACCACCGAGGCGGCCACGTCGGTGTCTCGCAGGCGGAGGGCCTCGGCGACGCGGGCGTCGAGGCCGGCCGCCGGGCGCTCGATCGTGGTGCCGGCCGGGACGAAGTAGAAGTCGCCGTCGTAGGACCACGAGGTCCACGGCTCCTGCTCGAAATCGCTGGCTTCCCGAACCCGCCGCTGGACGTTCCGGAGCAGTTGGATGAGTTCGAGGCCCGGCGTGTAGAACTCCTCCAGGAAGGCCTCCGTGAACAGCCCGTTGCGCCCGCTCATGTTGTCGCTGGCCCGCTCGCCCTGCGCCGTCGCGAACGAGATGACCGACCCCGACGGCCCCTGCGTCGAGGCCCACCCCCCGGCCGACGACCGCCACGACCGGAAGGGGTTGTCCCGGCAGGCGTCGAGGAAGACGAGCTTCAGCCGGGCCTCCGAGTCGTCGAGCGTGGAGAGGACCTCGCCGAGCGCGATCGAGCGGTAGCGCATCTGGGACTCCGTCACGACGTCGGCGTCGATCGGCACGAGGAAGTTGTCGCCCTCGACCTGGACGCCGTGGCCGGCATAGAAGAACAGGGCCACCTCGGCGCCGACCGCGTCGTCGGCGAAGTCGGCGAGGGCCTGCCCCATCTCCCCGTACGTCAGGTCGGTGTGGGCGTGGACGGCGAACCCGGCGGCGGCGAGGGCGCCGGACACGTCCTCGACATCGTTGGTGGGGTTCTGGAGCGCCGTCGCGTGCTCGTACGACGCGTTCCCGATGACGAGCGCGACGCGAGCCCCGGCCTCGACCTCGAGCCCCCGCGACCCCTCCGGTTGGGCCGACGCAGCGCTCGCGAGGGCGACGAATAGGAACAGACGGAATGCAGAGCGAAACATCGAACCAGCGGCTTAGTCGATCGGCGTGAGTGGGCGGAGCACGCGGAAGCCGATGTGGCCGTGCGTGTCCTTCGGGTCGGTGCCCTGGGTCATCTCAGCGGCGACGGCCTCGCGCCGGGTCGTGAACGAGCCGCCGGCGACGACGGCACTCGTGCCGCGGGCGTCGCGGAGCCACTCCCACACGTTCCCGAGCATGTGGTGGAGGCCGAGGCGGTCGGGCGCGATGGCCGGGGCCGGGACGGCAGCCCCGGCACCCGCCGAGCGGAGGTTCGCCTGCGCTTCCACGGCCGTGTCGGACCCGAGGCGGTAGGCCCATACCCATTCGGACTCGCTCGGCAACGTCCCTCCGACCCACCGCGCGTACTCGCGGGCGCCGTACCACGTCGCGTCGATGGCGGGCCGGTCCGCGGCGCCTTCCGTCGGCCGCCAGACGTCGCCGCGGGCGAACTCGATCTCCCGCGGTCGGTCGACGACGTACGGCTGGTTGCTCGTCCCGTCGAGATGGTTGAGGAAGTCGGCGAACTGGGCGTTGGTAACCTCCGTCGTCGAGAGGAGATAGCCGACGTCGGGGACGCCCTCGCGGGCCAGGAGCGCCGCGGCCTCCGACACGTAGGCGTCGACCCCGGGGATGAACGCGAACGTGAGGCGCGGCCCGTCGGACGGCCACGTGTCGGCCGCGAC
This sequence is a window from Rubrivirga marina. Protein-coding genes within it:
- a CDS encoding sulfotransferase, which encodes MLSAPSPSQPVRVAMWSGPRNLSTALLRSWGSRPDAAVVDEPLYAAYLAATGLDHPGRDAVLASQPTEWQDVAATLSGPVPGAARIWYQKHMAHHLLPHVGREWLDHPSFRHAFLIRDPAAMVVSLDRVTPGPTLADTGLPQQVELFDRMAQRDGAAPPVIDAADVLRDPERLLRALCARLGVPFDPAMLSWAPGPRATDGVWAEHWYASVEASTGFAPPRPEAVEVPDRLAPLVADCQPLYDTLADHRLP
- a CDS encoding TolC family protein, encoding MTTFVRLVLLAPALLAVAASAQPTSLRQDSIPPLPDSLRLYGGTVATRIDLPDFPLPADALRLTLEEAVDLALARNPDVAVSALEGLRAANDVTRGNAGYLPTLDASAGLAGARSDVLFGSGGGGGAGDSTGTGGGGLRSSQSTALDAAVGLGYTVYDGGLRAATLRRLRAEARRFALLADADAEQLVLDVTATYLDAARQADLADAFAEAVAVSEDRLRIAQAEVRIGTAAEIDAALALADYNADRAALLQQQVLLEGARATLGGLLALPDPDAVVVTDTLALAPPADLGALADRAATENRRIRSLEAAELAAAEEVDAVRSEYRPTVRASAGLGLTVFDPGFLPPDFAPAVGPSLRYGLTASLPLFDGGERDRRLQNARIRVRQAELTTEGEAAFVRGRVARLAALARGYRALVDLESQNEAIARENVRVALAQLRLGFITPVDLRLVQLTLVDVRRRRVEAVYQARLAEAELRLLAGELLPGGSVLTPSILSTVDP
- a CDS encoding aminotransferase class IV; amino-acid sequence: MLQQFDPRNADLIVNVGGRLVHRDKAGVSPFDSLVQGGDGVWEGLRLYDGKIFRLTEHLDRLADSAKAIAIAGVPSREEIVAEIRKTLEANGMRDGVHIRLTLSRGTKITSGMDPRLNQSGPTLIVLAEWKAPVYDKGGLTLQTSSVRRFPPDCLDPKIHSNNLLQSILAKIETNAAGADAALLLDRDGFLAECNGTHVFLVRRGEVLTSHTDACPEGITRQTVLDLCRSNGIPARPARLSLPEAYRADEMFCTGTMGELAAVTRLDGRTIGDGTVGAMTQRLTELFTAEVAASGEPILD
- a CDS encoding caspase family protein, which encodes MFRSAFRLFLFVALASAASAQPEGSRGLEVEAGARVALVIGNASYEHATALQNPTNDVEDVSGALAAAGFAVHAHTDLTYGEMGQALADFADDAVGAEVALFFYAGHGVQVEGDNFLVPIDADVVTESQMRYRSIALGEVLSTLDDSEARLKLVFLDACRDNPFRSWRSSAGGWASTQGPSGSVISFATAQGERASDNMSGRNGLFTEAFLEEFYTPGLELIQLLRNVQRRVREASDFEQEPWTSWSYDGDFYFVPAGTTIERPAAGLDARVAEALRLRDTDVAASVVVLEEAAAAGHAEAQSILGWMRLRGEGVPVDTAAGVDLLRAASAQGHAAAQTNLGYAYETGLGVAQDVPEAVRLYRLAAEQGRAAAQNNLASLYDRGLGVVADPAEAARLYALAAGQEHAPAQANLGVLYEAGRGVPADAARSADFYERAALAGHADAMVRLGVLLHDGRGVEADPEAARQWLQRAAGLGQPHARALLAAMD